Genomic window (Streptomyces liliiviolaceus):
TAGCTGTCCAACTCGCCCGTACGCACCTGCTGTACGGCGAGTGGCTTCGCCGCGAGAACCGTCGTGTCGACGCGCGGCAACACCTGCGCACCGCCCACGAGGCGCTCCGGGGATTCGGGGCGGTCGCCTTCGCCGAGCGCGCCCGGCGCGAGCTTGTGGCAACCGGCGAGACGCTTCGGCCCCGTCAGGTCGACACCGGTGGCGTGCGCGAGGTCCTCACGGCTCAGGAAGGGCAGATCGCCCGGCTGGCAGCCGACGGAATGACGAACTCCGAGATCGGTGCCGCGCTGTTCATCAGTCCTCGCACCGTCGAGTGGCACCTGGGCAAGGTCTTCACCAAGCTCGACGTCAAGTCGCGCAACAAGCTCCGCGCCGCGCTGCCCGACGTCTGACGGCCGCGCTACCGGACGCATTTCGCACGACCGGTCACTCCCAGGGGACACCCGGGGGTGGACCCGGGTTTTCCCGGGCGCCGGGCCGAGGGCCGGGGCGGCACTGTGTGCAGGGCGGCACCGACCGGTGGCGTGCGTGAACGAAAGCTCCCCGTGCGCCGGAACGGATGTGCGCGGACGGCGACCTCCCGGCGGGTACGGCGCCGGGCCGCGGGGACCTGAGGGGGAGGCCTGCCGACGCATGACTCGGGAACTGGTTCTGGGGCGAGGACACGAGTGTGAGGCGCTGGACGGGGTGCTGGACGGCGTGCGCGGCGGTGAGAGCCGGGTGCTGGTCCTGCGCGGTGAACCAGGAGTGGGCAAGACCAGGCTGCTGGAGTACCTGACGGGCCGGGCGCAGGGATTCCGGGTGGCCCACGCCACCAGTGTCCAGTCGGAGATGGAGCTCCCGTACGCGGGGCTGCATCAGCTGTGCGCGCCCATGACGGACCTGCTCGACCGACTCCCGCCCGGGCAGCACGATGCCGTCGGTGGAGCTCTGGGGCTGGGGTCGACACACGCGCCCAACAGCTTCCTGGTCGCCCTCGGCGTCCTCGGGCTGCTGTCCGAGGCCGCCCGCGCCCAGCCCTTGCTGTGTGTCGTGGACGACGCACAGTGGATGGACCGAGCGTCGATGCAGGCCCTGGCGTTCGCGGCGCGACGTTTGCACGCCGAGGCGGTGGCCCTCGTCTTCGCGGTGCGGGTTCCGGAGGAGGACCCTCCGGGCGGCATCGAACCCGTCGGTCTTCCCGAGATGCTCGTCAAGGGGCTGTCCGAGAAGGACGCGCGGACCTTGCTGCGCTCCGTGCTGCCGGGGCTGTGGGACGAGCGGATGATCGGACGGCTCGTCGCCGAGTCACGGGGCAACCCGCTCGCGCTGCGGGAGCTGCCGCGGATGACCGCGTCCGTCGATCTCGCGGGCGGTTTCGGTCTGCCGAGCGCCCAGCCCATCGAGGAGCGCATCGAGCGTGCGTATGCGCGCAGAGTCGGTGGACTGCCGCTCCGGGCACGGGAGTTCCTGCTCGCGGCCGCGGTGGAGCCCACCGGTGACCCGGCGCTCCTCTGGCGTGCCACGGACCGCCTCGGCCTCGGCCACGACGCCGCGACAGAGGCCGAGGCGGCCGGTCTGATCAAGATCGGTGACCGTGTGCGGTTCTTCCATCCGATGGTGCGCTCGGCCGTCTACTGGGCGGCCTCGGCCGAGGAACGGCGCAGGATCCACCGTGTGCTGGCGGAGGTCACCGACCCTGTCGCCGACCCCGACCGCCGGGCTTGGCACGCCGCGCACGGGGCGGCCGGTCCCGACGAATCCGTCGCGGCCGAACTCGAACGCTCGGCGGGGCGGGCGGACGCACGCGGCGGTGTCGCGGCGACAGCGGCGCTGCTGGCCCGGGCCGTGGAGTTGACCGCTGATCCCGTCCGCCGTCAGGACCGGGCGCTGGCCGCCGCCCGTGCCGCCCACGAGTCGGGCAACCCCGACCTGGCGCTGAGACTGCTGTCGGTCGCCGGGGCCGGGGACCTGGACGACCGCCGTCGGGGCGAGGTGGAGCTGGCCCGCGCCCGGATCGCCTTCGTCTCGGACCGGGGCAGTGAGGCTCCCGGGCTTCTCCTCCAAGCCGGCGCCAGGCTCGCGGCGCACGATGCCGCGCTTGCCCGGGACGCCTATCTGGAGGTCGTCAACGCGGCGATCTTCGCCGGTCCCCAGGCCCGTACCGACGGTCAGTACCAGGCGGCGAAGGCGGCGAGCGTCCTCCCGGCCCCGCAGCCGTCCCGCCCCACCGACCTGCTGCTCGACGGCCTGGCGGTCCGCATCCTCGACGGGCACACCACGGCTGTGCCCGGTCTGCGGCGGGCTCTGCGAGCGTTCGCGGAACCCGGCCTCTCCCCGGAGGAGGGACTGCGCTGGCTGTGGCTGATCTGCGTGACCGCGGTGGGGTTGTGGGACCACGAGACGATGTCGTTGCTCGCCGCCCGGCACCTCAGGCTCGCCCGCGACGCCGGGCAGGCGACAGCACTGCCCTTCGCGCTGACGATGCGGTGCGTGGTGCACGTCCTCGACGGTGAACTCGCCGAGGCCGACGCGCTGGCGGAGGAGGTGCAGACCGTCGCCGAAGCGATCGGCACGGCCGCCCCGATCTACGGCGCTCTCTTCGTCGCCGCGTGGCGGGGCCGGGAGCGGGAGTGCGTCGAACTGGGCGCACGGGCCGACGAGGGTGCGGAACTCCGCGGTGAAGGCGTGGGCCCGGTGGTCAGCCGGTGGGCCCGGGCCCTGCTCCACAACGGCCTCGGGAGGCACAGGGAGGCGGCGGAGGCGGCCGACCTGGCCACCCGTGACTACAGCAGTCAGCTGGAGATGGGCATTCCGGTATGGGCCCTTGTGGAGTATGTGGAGGCCACCGCCCGGACCGGATGTCCCGAACGGGCCGCTGGCGCGTTCGCCCGCCTCGCCGAGTTGACCCGGGCGAGCGGTAGCGACTGGGCGTCGGGTGTCGAAGCCCGTTCACGTGCGCTGCTCAGCGACGACGATCAGGCCGAACCCTGCTATCGGCAGGCGATCGAGGCGCTCGGCCGTACCCGTTTGCGCGGGGAATCAGCTCGCGCCCGTCTCGTCTACGGTGAGTGGCTGAGCCGCAGCGGACGCCGTGAGGACGCCCGGGACCAACTGCGCGCCGCCCACGATCTGTTCGCGTCGATGGATATGCGGGGCTTCGCGCAGCGGGCCGCCCGCGAGCTGACCGCTCTGGGAGAAACGGTCACGGAGGACTCCGGCGGTGACAGGAGCGATCTGACCCCGAAAGAACAGCAGATCGTCAGACTCGTACGGGAAGGACTCACCAACCCCGACATAGGCGCGCGTCTCTTCCTCAGCCCGCGCACCGTCGAATGGCACCTACGGAACGTCTTCGGCAAGCTCGGTGTCACCTCCCGCAGACAGCTGTGAGTAGCCTGACCACGTGACATCGCACGGCGCATGACCATCAGATTCCCCGTGCGGGACGCCCCCCCGTTATCTTCTTCGCGGCCCTGCAAGAGGGCCGATGACCTCCGGGCCCGGCCTGATTGTGTCCCCTGTCGAACGGATGACCTGGGGGGTCACCGGGCCCGAGAGGTGTCGTCGGAGACGCTGATGAGAGGTCCGGCCACCGTCCGGTCCGGCGCAATGCCGGACAGCTCGCGGCGGGAGATCTGCATAACGTGGATGCCCGCGTACGACACCGATGCCCGAGGCAAGACAGAGTCAACTCCGCTGAGGGGTGCAATGTTCGACACCGGCAACGTGGGCGTCTTCCTTGGCATGGACGTCGGCAAGAGCGCCCACCACGGGCACGGACTCACCCCGGCCGACAAGAGGGTCTTCGACAAGGCCATGCCCCACAGTGAGCCGAAACTGCGGGCCGTCTTCGACAAACTGATCGCGACGTTCGGCACCGTGCTGGTGATCGTGGACCAGCCTGTTTCGATCGGCGCCCTCCCGCTCACGGTCGCCCGGAACGCCGGTTGCACGGTCGCCTAACTGATCGTTTCAGAATGAAGTTCGGAGTCGCCTCAAGCAGAGGATGCTGCAGTCGAGTTGGAGCAATCCGAGGTGGAGGTCGGCGCGTATCTCGTAGCGGATCCGCAGTCGTTTGAACTGATGCAGCCAGGCGAAGGTCCGCTCCACGACCCAGCGGGTTTTTCCCAGTCCGGATCCGTGGTCGCTGCCTTTGCGGGCGATCTTCGGTGTGATGCCACGGGCCCGGAGAAGGCGGCGGTACTTGTCGTAGTCGTAGCCGCGGTCGGCAAACAGCCGGCCTGGTCGGTGACGTGGTCGGCCGCGCACTCCGCGGATACGGGGTATCGCGTCCAGCAAGGGCATCAACTGAGTGACATCGTGACGATTCCCACTGGTCAACGAGACGATCAGCGGAGTGCCATGCCGGTCGACGATCAAGTGGTGCTTGCTGCCCGGCCGAGCCCGGTCGACCGGCGAAGGTCCGGTGTGAGCCCCCTCTGAGCGCCCGGACGTGCGAACCGTCGATCGCGGCGTCGTCCATGTCCAGTAGACCCGCAGCCCGCAGTTCCGCCAGCAGCACCTCATGCAACTGCGGCCAGACGCCGGCCTCGGTCCAGTCCCGCAGACGCCGCCAGGCCGTCACCGCACTGCAGCCCACTTGTACCTCCGGAACGTCCCGCCAGCTCACGCTCTTGGACAAGACGTAGACGATGCCCCGCAATGCAGCCCGGTCATCTGCGGGCAACCGACCGGGATACCGATGCCGCCTGGGGGGGGACGAGGAGGCAACAGTGGAGCCACTCGCTCCCACAGGTCATCAGGCACAAGATCAGCGGACACACACCGCATCCTGCCGACACAACCTCCGCCCGCCAAGCCCACAACGAACTTCATTCTGAAACGATCAGTTAGCGCTGCGGCAGCAGCGACGCTCGATATGGCGGTCTCATACCGCACGTACCGTCATGTGCGGCCAAAGGTGAAGGCACGGCTGTCGCGCACAGGGGTGGGGACGCGTAGCCGGAAGTCCGGCAACACCGCGGTCGTGACGGTGTCTGCGTTGGTCGAGCGGCGCACCGACCACCGGTCACAGCCCCGAGGTGTCGTGCGGTTCGATGAGGCCGTGGTGGTGGGCGAACCGGACGGTGTGGACGCGGTCCCGGAGTCCGAGCTTGGCGAGGACGCGTGAGACATGGGTCTTGACGGTCTGTTCGCCGACGTACAGCTGGTCGCCGATCTCGGCGTTCGAGAATCCCCTGGCCACGAGCAGGAACACCTCATGTTCGCGCGCAGTGAGACGTTCGAGGCCCGGCGCCCGGTCACGCGCGGGGAGAGCCGGTGCGAGGGCGTCGGCCAGCCGGGGCGCGAGGCGGCTGGTGATGGAGGGATCCAGGTAGGTGTCGCCGCGAGCCGCGACGCGGATCGCGGTCACG
Coding sequences:
- a CDS encoding helix-turn-helix transcriptional regulator, whose product is MTRELVLGRGHECEALDGVLDGVRGGESRVLVLRGEPGVGKTRLLEYLTGRAQGFRVAHATSVQSEMELPYAGLHQLCAPMTDLLDRLPPGQHDAVGGALGLGSTHAPNSFLVALGVLGLLSEAARAQPLLCVVDDAQWMDRASMQALAFAARRLHAEAVALVFAVRVPEEDPPGGIEPVGLPEMLVKGLSEKDARTLLRSVLPGLWDERMIGRLVAESRGNPLALRELPRMTASVDLAGGFGLPSAQPIEERIERAYARRVGGLPLRAREFLLAAAVEPTGDPALLWRATDRLGLGHDAATEAEAAGLIKIGDRVRFFHPMVRSAVYWAASAEERRRIHRVLAEVTDPVADPDRRAWHAAHGAAGPDESVAAELERSAGRADARGGVAATAALLARAVELTADPVRRQDRALAAARAAHESGNPDLALRLLSVAGAGDLDDRRRGEVELARARIAFVSDRGSEAPGLLLQAGARLAAHDAALARDAYLEVVNAAIFAGPQARTDGQYQAAKAASVLPAPQPSRPTDLLLDGLAVRILDGHTTAVPGLRRALRAFAEPGLSPEEGLRWLWLICVTAVGLWDHETMSLLAARHLRLARDAGQATALPFALTMRCVVHVLDGELAEADALAEEVQTVAEAIGTAAPIYGALFVAAWRGRERECVELGARADEGAELRGEGVGPVVSRWARALLHNGLGRHREAAEAADLATRDYSSQLEMGIPVWALVEYVEATARTGCPERAAGAFARLAELTRASGSDWASGVEARSRALLSDDDQAEPCYRQAIEALGRTRLRGESARARLVYGEWLSRSGRREDARDQLRAAHDLFASMDMRGFAQRAARELTALGETVTEDSGGDRSDLTPKEQQIVRLVREGLTNPDIGARLFLSPRTVEWHLRNVFGKLGVTSRRQL
- a CDS encoding IS5 family transposase; translated protein: MRCCWRNCGLRVYWTWTTPRSTVRTSGRSEGAHTGPSPVDRARPGSKHHLIVDRHGTPLIVSLTSGNRHDVTQLMPLLDAIPRIRGVRGRPRHRPGRLFADRGYDYDKYRRLLRARGITPKIARKGSDHGSGLGKTRWVVERTFAWLHQFKRLRIRYEIRADLHLGLLQLDCSILCLRRLRTSF
- a CDS encoding response regulator, with protein sequence MTLRIVIADDHAMFRSGFRAVLDAQPDMECVADVGDGHSAVEAVTSLTPDLAVLDVRMPGLDGLATARRIRAAGHRDVKIILLTSFGTDDYLRSALSAGVAGFVLKSLPPDELVTAIRVAARGDTYLDPSITSRLAPRLADALAPALPARDRAPGLERLTAREHEVFLLVARGFSNAEIGDQLYVGEQTVKTHVSRVLAKLGLRDRVHTVRFAHHHGLIEPHDTSGL